The genomic interval TGATCGGAGGGAACCGGGTTCAGTATGGTTCAGCAGTATTAGGGGGAGTTAGACCCCGGTGTGAACTTGATGATAAGCGCATCCAAAAAATAACACAGGGAATGGATCTCCTTGAGGAGAAAATAACGGCGTTTGCCGATCGTTTTGTATCCGACCCCATGGTAATGAGTAGAATAACAGGAGTGGGAGTAATCAGCCAGAAAGATGCCCTTAAATGGGCCTGTTCAGGACCCACCCTGCGAGCTACTGGAGTTAAATCTGACCTTAGAACAGAAATGTTTGAATATGATCCTTTTGATTTTGATATAATCACTCAGGACGACGGAGATGTTAAGTCACAACTTCTTATGAGGGTTTTCGAGAACTTTGAGGCCATAAAAATCATACGACAAGCTGTAAGGGACCTTCCAGACGGCCCTATTACCAATCGTAGCTGGGAGATGCAGGACACGCCTCTGACCAAAAGTTACATTGAAGTTCCGAGGGGAACCCTTTACCATTCCTATGCCCTGGAAGATGGCAGGGTTAGGAACTGTGTTATCCGAACACCATCCATGGCTAATATTGGAGCCATGCAGCATGCCTGTATAGGTCATCATATAACCGATGCCCAGCTTTCTGTGGTGCAATGTGACCCCTGTTTCACCTGCACTGACCGGGCAATTGAGATCATCAAGTTATGAGGAGAAATAAACCATGGACCTTATATATTCAGCATTGGCAGTAATAGGCACCCTGGTGGTGGCCTTCATAGTAAGTCTATTCTTACCAGGTATCGAACGTAAGTTCATCCATGCCAGGATTCAGCAAAGGGTAGGCCCACCCATTACCAGTCCCGGGATAATGGCTCCCCTTAAATTTTTCTTCAAACAAACCATCAATCCCGAATCTTCAATGCCCAGATTATACAATTCCTTACCCTTAATAAGTTTGATAATAATAGTTATCCTCCTATTATTCCTCATCCCTGAAATGTACTTTTTAGGAACCCTAGCCAGTGTAATTGCCATTGTGGGGTTCCTCAAAGTTGAAGAAATAATGTACATGTTCATGGGCAGCCTTTCAAAATCAGTGTTATCTGTACGCATGCCCTTCCCGGATAAGGTGAAAGGTGCTAAACATCCAGAAATCCCCAGATCATTTTTTGAGGAGTTAAGCAGCCTTCGCGCTTTCAGATTAATAGCATTCGGATCCTTCCCCTTATACATTGCCCTTTTTGTGGCAGTGGCCATGACCGGAAGCATATACTTACAGGACATAGTTGCCTACCAGCAAACACACGGACCCATCCTGTTCTCAGTGGCAGGAGTACTGGGAGCCATAGTATTCTTCATGGGATACATGATCCTCCTGAATGAATACCCATTTGCCATCTTAAAAGCCAAACCAGACGTGGTTGAAGGACCCTACCTGGAATACGCTGCAAAATACAGGGCTTATGTATACATTACTCGTGGATTTCTGATGTTTACCTTAGCCTGTTTATTCAGCACTCTATTTTTGGGAATAGCTCCCAACATCCTAAACATAAACTTCATCATCACCTTGATAGTAGCTCTGCTGTTCCCAATGATTATGGCAGTGATGAGTGCATTCTCACCAGTATTCACCTATAAACAGTTCTATCCAACTGTTGCAGGAGTTTCTATAATAGGAGTATTGGCCATAGTTGCGGCACTCCTTTAAACCACAGAAAAATGATACTAAAAAGATATAGTAACTTAAAGGAATCATTCAAGTAGATAGAAATAATTTAAACACGTTATGGTGATCAAATGAAAATTGTAATCAGGCCCCTGCACATCATGAGCCTGGGGGGTTATATTGTGGAAACCGAGTTCCCCTACCGGAATGTGATTGTGGTCAACCCCACAGAGGAACCCATAAAGTTAGAGGTGCCCGTATTTAATGAAGAATGGCTAGAAGAACAGAGCCAGTTAGGTCTTGAACTCATTCCCCTAACCGAGGAAGATAACTATCTCAGCAGATTTCGCAAGGCTAAAGCCAAATTGGATAAATTGAAAACAGAACTTGCTAAGGGAGAATAAAATCAATATTCTTTTCTCAATAAGCTTTTTTTAAAGGAATTTTTTTTGAAATTTTAACTCCAATATTTAATATTTAGTAAATCCTTTTTTTCCTTTTTTAAATATTTTTTAGCAGGGTTAGATTTGGATAAGTTTGCAGAAACCCTGAAAAGAATTGGATATTCAGCATCTTAGCTATATTTTTGAATCAAAACTAGCTGGATAATTTCATCAAATCTTTCATTGATAATTTGCATAATATTTATCTCTTTCATCTCTATTCTAGATAATATAAGCTATTTGAGATGATCACAGGATGCTTAAAGCACTTTAACATCATCAAAAGTACTAATTATCATACAATTAATATGAAATCTTTCAAAGTAATATTGAGACAGAAAATATGATACTTTATTATTAAAACTTAGAAATTTTAATTTCAGGAGGCAATGGGTTCGGTATGGATTATATGGATGTTTAAATGTTCATTATATTTCATTTTTAGATAAATGGGGTTTTTTTGGTTATTAGATTACACAGCCTCTAGGCTTAATGATTTAAAGAAAGGGGCCTATGGTATAATAGTTCATAAGAGTTATATTTTTCATACATAGGCCATAATAAGGGCTTATTAATTTAAAAAACAAACAAATAATGCTTATAAAAAATCAACTTTTCAAAATCCGTAGCATGTCCTCTAAATTGAAAAAAAAGCCTTAGAATTGTCTTTTTTTGAAGAATTCCATCAAAATATTTATA from Methanobacteriaceae archaeon carries:
- a CDS encoding nickel-dependent hydrogenase large subunit, with translation MDDNQKNRTVIEAEVPMGTVHPAALEPYRLRLFVEDEIVRDAEMTVGVNHRGVERIMEGLPVEKANSLTEKICGICSNSHIWNSCRVAEKALEIEVPERAIYIRVIMEELERLHSHLLYLAHGSEVLGHETFSMRLFYIRETVMDLLGMIGGNRVQYGSAVLGGVRPRCELDDKRIQKITQGMDLLEEKITAFADRFVSDPMVMSRITGVGVISQKDALKWACSGPTLRATGVKSDLRTEMFEYDPFDFDIITQDDGDVKSQLLMRVFENFEAIKIIRQAVRDLPDGPITNRSWEMQDTPLTKSYIEVPRGTLYHSYALEDGRVRNCVIRTPSMANIGAMQHACIGHHITDAQLSVVQCDPCFTCTDRAIEIIKL
- the ehbP gene encoding energy-converting hydrogenase B subunit EhbP, translated to MKIVIRPLHIMSLGGYIVETEFPYRNVIVVNPTEEPIKLEVPVFNEEWLEEQSQLGLELIPLTEEDNYLSRFRKAKAKLDKLKTELAKGE
- a CDS encoding NADH-quinone oxidoreductase subunit H, coding for MDLIYSALAVIGTLVVAFIVSLFLPGIERKFIHARIQQRVGPPITSPGIMAPLKFFFKQTINPESSMPRLYNSLPLISLIIIVILLLFLIPEMYFLGTLASVIAIVGFLKVEEIMYMFMGSLSKSVLSVRMPFPDKVKGAKHPEIPRSFFEELSSLRAFRLIAFGSFPLYIALFVAVAMTGSIYLQDIVAYQQTHGPILFSVAGVLGAIVFFMGYMILLNEYPFAILKAKPDVVEGPYLEYAAKYRAYVYITRGFLMFTLACLFSTLFLGIAPNILNINFIITLIVALLFPMIMAVMSAFSPVFTYKQFYPTVAGVSIIGVLAIVAALL